The following DNA comes from Rosa rugosa chromosome 5, drRosRugo1.1, whole genome shotgun sequence.
CGtcaggaaaaagaagaaagactttcatttttttgaaagaagccAATATTAAGTTGAATTCTATATGGTACTGTAGGTGTGCAGTCAATTATaatgaacaattcttaggttcacccctagggtgaatgagcatattcacccctattgtcgattaacatatttttatttaataaatttataatccaacggtccatatcttaaattagcctttaaagatcatctctgtaaaaaatcaatcgaatcagaaatcgtttaattatctaattgaatcaaacaaatggatggttctaacaacacttactactattatgatgaaccgttcatgtatttcatagaaatgaataactgaaaagtcttcaatttgattgattttttacaaagctaatctttgtattacgttatacaaaatgaatggttggattagaaaattataaagttattatgcgttaatcgacaatgggggtgaatatgctcattcaccctaggggtgaacctaagaattgttcaatTATAATTGTCTACGAAAATATGAGCTATGTTTTCATTGTAGATGAAGTTGTTTTTAACTGAAAATACTTATTGGACTATTAAGCaattttcatatttaatttgctATCTCAACTCAAGTAAGACCAAGGTATCTATGACAAACAAGTACCATTAATAAACTGTTACCTAGTCTGTGTTTCTACAGCAATAAACCATGGCAAACGTAATGCTCAGATAAAAGATACCCCAACTATAACAACCAACTCTAATACCCTCCATACCTATAGCCTATGCCCCATCACCCATTTTGATTTGTGAATGGGAGTCCCTCCAGCTGGTTTTCATGGTGCAGTAGCAGCTAGATTGTAGGCATGTTCACcctagcagcagcagcagcagctgctGGTTGCGGTGTCGTTAGAGATATTTCCTGTTAAGGCCATATGGTAATACAGTTGCATTTTCCGGAGTCCGGACCTTTGGGAGTGAACCGCAAGTCCAATGATGGCTTCATACTCAGGTTTAACAAAATACCTAAAGAACTGATTTCTGGTCAGTCAATGGTGAGATTCTAGTGAAGAAAAGGATCAGATGGCAAGCTTATGCTCAATGAACTCAATCCAAGTATGACGAAGTTTGGGCTCCACGACGGGTAGTGTTCTTCACTTGTTGTAATTTAAAAATCATTGAAATTGATACTAAACACCATACTTATCTGAAATGGGTTCCAATATGCAGCTCAATGAGTTTGTGTGCTTATCAGAATCAgactatatatacatatacggGCAATCAGATTTGTGCAATGGAGAAAGCAATCTTGTAGAAGTTGGGAGTGGTATTTGACAGTTCCTACACCTTATGTCTTTCTTTCTAGATACATCAAACCAGGATGCGTTAACATTGTTTTGTGCGGTGTGAAATGAGCCAAAAGATCTGTTTCTGAAAGTTGGAGCTATATGGGGGGAACATGGAAGAAACACGAGAAGGATGCAGCACACAGAGGGTATAGCAGAGCAAAAGCCATGGTAAGATTTCTTTAGTCAATCAAGTTTATCAAAACTCGACTGAATCCTGTACACGAAGCAAGACGAAACAACATGTACTATGTCATAGATTGATCAAATAAAATCATTTATCCCTAGTATAtgattcagaccaaaaaaaaaaatccctagtaTATGATTGTCAATATAACCATTATTCTATTAGATGTTTCTTCAGGCCTATAAATTAATGCATCTCACAGCCTCTGAATAACTTTTCATCACCTGAATAAAAACAGCTGGGAAGGCACAACCAAGTCAACAACAGAAGTACAAGTGTACAACAATAGAAGGTTTGCACTCCTATCAAAGGTAAATACAAGTGTACAACTACTTGGAAGCTGTTATCCTCGACTCCTCCAAGTTTCATTGATCCTATGGGTTCCTCAAATCGAGTGATGCTATCGACCTATCGTCACCTTCGTCACACAAACCTACCCACcgagggagaaaaaaaaaaaaacacgaaaGCTTCACTCAACGTTTTGGTCCATCTAGGGACATTATTTTCCAAAAAGACCTTAAAAGGGCAGTGCTAGATTTAGGCTTCTATTAAATAATCAAACAAAGATGACCACAGACAAGGGAAACAAGCGGAGACTTGGGCTCTTTGGGATTGACTGTTCACTGGATTTATTTGCCCCTCTTTTTCGTCTTGCCTCTTTAGGCCTCATTATAACCAAAAGAATTGGGCCAAAATAATTTAAGAATTACAGGCCTCATACAAAAGACGCGGTACCCAAACTTTTCAAAACTTAAGAATTGCAAAATGCCGCCTTAAGCAACCAATTCTATTATACAGCACAACAAAGAACAACAAACAAAGCAATTATCATCCCAATTCACAATGGACCAACAAAATCCTCTTATTACCAAACCCCAACACTAAATCACCGCAACCCTGACCATTTAACCCAGAAATCGACCAAACGAACGCAACCAGATGGCGACAAAGGTAAATGACCTGAATAAGCCACTATCACCACAACCCTGACCATTTAGCCCAGAAATCGACCAAAGGACCGCAAACAGATGGAGACAAAGGTAAATGAAAGCTGAATGGTGGTGTAAAAGAAACGTAGAAATGTAAGTATGattaaaagtaaaatgacatgACTTGACATATCACATATGTTACCAACAAACATCAAGTTAAAATCTCACGGCTtaaacaaatcaaatatctcaaaccaccaaaacaacTGAAAGGCACAAGAGGCTTAACTATAAAGGTTACAGAGACAGGGCATCATCAGAGCACTTCAGTCCAAGATCAGGACAGAAGGAAGAAATTCATCCCATCAAACTCCTCACTAGCATTGTATCCTAAGAGGGTAAATTATTGATTCCAATTCCCCACTTAGAAGATTTCAGTTTCTACCCCATCCTACCTGAGGATTTCAGTTTCTACCCCATCCGACCTATATTTGTAAAGTAGATGGAGGAAAGGAAGTTACTTCTAGGAAGAAACAACACAGATATATGTCAAGTCTGAAATCCTCAGGTTACCTCTAAGCTAAATGGGCTATCCAGAGCTACTACATAATGAGCCGCAGTTGACAACATTGACAACATCAGATACTACCTAAGAAGCACGGAAACGGGTACGAGTTTCCGGATACGATACGATCGGAAATGTGGAAACGGCAAATCTTAAATATAAAAGGAAACGGGTACGTGAAGGAAACgccaattaaatatatatatatatatatatatataattagaaaaaaaaatgaaacataaaCAATGTACTAATTTATCACAATCAAACATTATCAATCCAAAGGTTCAAATAAAAGGTTAACACAACTAATAACAAGTTAACAACCATCAACTTCATTCAACTTGGACAACATCCTCAAGGTCTTCATCTTCATGATCAACATTAAACAAAACCCCCTCTAATTGTGGTTCATCAAGTGAAAGGTTAGCAATCTCAAGCCTTCCAACATTAGTCTCTTCCAAAGAATCAAAATCATCACCTCCAACATCCCACATTTGAGTTGCACTCTCATTGTAACTTGGGCTTCTTCTAGCTAAAAGGCGAAGATTGGTATGCACAAATACCAAATCTTCCGCTCTTTGTGGTGTTATCTTATTCCTCCTCACAGAATGAATGAAATTGTAAGTACTCCAATTTCTTTCACAACATGAAGAAGAACAAGGTTGACCTAGAATCTTGAAGGCTATGGCTTGGAGAGATGGTGCCGAAGCTCCATGGACAGCCCACCATGTTATAGGCTGCATAATAAACCTATCCTTCATAGCATCTCCACTTCCAAACTCTTGCATGCACATAGAAAAATTGGCAAATTCTATGTTAACTTTCATCCGATCATCTTCATTGCCAAAGTATCTAAGGATACAATTTTTCCTCTCCCTTGTAATCTCTAAATCTTTGTGAGGAGCAACCCGATTAGTATCTTCACTAAGCCATTCCGAACTATAATACCTAGATATAAAATAAGAATAAGTTTAATTCACATTATAATTTATGAAAGATTAAACAAACaagcaaaagagaaacaaatgttatacttactTCGGATTCAATGAATGTGCCAAGCAATTGAGAGAAGTATTGCACTTGGACCAACGAGCCATTAGAACCTTATACACCGCATCCCAAAATGGAGACTCTTGATGAGGTTGCTTCCTTTCTTTCCTATAGATAGCTTTCTTCACTTGCTCAATCATACTATCCCACCATTCATACACCAAATGAAGAGAAGGCCTATCAGTGTCTGCTCTCCTAATCATCTCATAGATAGGCTCAGTAAAAGAAATGATGTAATCAATGTCATCTCACAGCAACTCATCTAATAATTTCTCTTTCACAGAAGCTGCCTTCCTAACATCATCTTCTTTGTAATCATCCCACTTTGGACTGATGACCATCTGTTGCAAACCATTTTTGATTTGCCTAAACCTCTTTAGCATGATTAACGTAGATGCAAACCTTGTGGGAGCAACCGAAAGCAACTTCAAATTGCAATGGTCATTAACATCACTAATCTCATTCCATGATTCATAATGAAGTTCTTGATAAACATAACATCCTCAGAAACTGGCTGTATCCAACAACATGCATCAAACACATCCGCATTGCTTGCAACTAATGAAGGTGTGCAAATATTCTTAACAGCAAGATTCAAAGTATGCACTACACATGGTGTCCAAAAAATAGTAGGATACTTACTTGCTATCAAGGCACCGGCCTTGGAACAAACAGGAGCATTATCGGTAATCACTTGCACAACATTTTCCCAACCCACTTCCTTGATGGAATCTATAATCAAGTCTGCAATCAATGCATGATCCTTGAATTCCCCCTCACAGTTTATAGCCCTCAACATCATCGGACCACTCTCACAAGTGGCTATCACATTAATCAAGGGTCTTCTTTGTGCATCAGACCAACCATCACTACAAAGACTCACACCTTTGTCTTTCCATGTAATCTTGATTGGCTCTAAATGATGCTCaatatttttcctttcttttgcaAGAAGTGTGGTCCTTAGAGCATTGTAGCCTGGTGGAATGTAGCCTGGAAGGGTAGAAGCACGAATGTAGGAGTTCCGATAGTGTGGATTTCTAGCTAGGTTGAAAGATAAGCCACCGGTGTAGTACATCCTTGCAACCTCACTATCGCATTGCTCCCTAGCTGAGTTTTGGAAGGCCTTTTCTACTGAACCAGCAGctgttttcctcttctttccacCATCACTTGCTGTTTGTGCTTGTGTATAGGCATGATAACTCATCCCATAGCTACTTGTGCCGGAACTCCCCCCTTGCTGTCCTGATGATGGTAGAGGAACTTGTCTAGGAGCTGCATTCATTAGTCTCTCCTTGCATTCTCTCACCAACTTGGACATTTGAGTAAATGCATGAAGAGTAACCTTGTTGCAAACTGCTATCCCCGCTATTCCTTCTTTCAACAAATGACCACGAACT
Coding sequences within:
- the LOC133711769 gene encoding uncharacterized protein LOC133711769; the protein is MLKRFRQIKNGLQQMVISPKWDDYKEDDVRKAASVKEKLLDELLRADTDRPSLHLVYEWWDSMIEQVKKAIYRKERKQPHQESPFWDAVYKVLMARWSKCNTSLNCLAHSLNPKYYSSEWLSEDTNRVAPHKDLEITRERKNCILRYFGNEDDRMKVNIEFANFSMCMQEFGSGDAMKDRFIMQPITWWAVHGASAPSLQAIAFKILGQPCSSSCCERNWSTYNFIHSVRRNKITPQRAEDLVFVHTNLRLLARRSPSYNESATQMWDVGGDDFDSLEETNVGRLEIANLSLDEPQLEGVLFNVDHEDEDLEDVVQVE
- the LOC133713095 gene encoding uncharacterized protein LOC133713095, which translates into the protein MSSGGTPPISSSAGSVNAGASSGSADPENETIDDKAPLWKFVKKIEKMAGGGSWRWRCCFCKLHYNGSYTRVRGHLLKEGIAGIAVCNKVTLHAFTQMSKLVRECKERLMNAAPRQVPLPSSGQQGGSSGTSSYGMSYHAYTQAQTASDGGKKRKTAAGSVEKAFQNSAREQCDSEVARMYYTGGLSFNLARNPHYRNSYIRASTLPGYIPPGYNALRTTLLAKERKNIEHHLEPIKITWKDKGVSLCSDGWSDAQRRPLINVIATCESGPMMLRAINCEGEFKDHALIADLIIDSIKEVGWENVVQVITDNAPVCSKAGALIASKYPTIFWTPCVVHTLNLAVKNICTPSLVASNADVFDACCWIQPVSEDVMFIKNFIMNHGMRLVMLMTIAI